The Armatimonas rosea genome includes a window with the following:
- a CDS encoding prepilin-type N-terminal cleavage/methylation domain-containing protein gives MRSRNRAFTLIELLVVIAIIAILAAILFPVFAQAREKARATACLSNLKQVGLALMMYTQDYDETNPPYNDGVVNFNDPAVVARTPNFLGVLTPYSKNKDIYACPSVPNVTGAQACDPVTYPNSCTSYLGNAAVIGATLAVIPNPADVVYTQELFNKRNYAFMRPRLLSAAAGTYQWWHFPRGIGTLENYTTVHMEGGNVLFCDGHAKHRKAKSMRSSDYGLAPDDPITVDYNKAYTRAF, from the coding sequence ATGCGAAGTCGCAATCGAGCCTTTACGCTCATTGAACTCTTAGTCGTTATCGCCATTATCGCGATCTTAGCCGCCATCCTCTTCCCCGTCTTTGCCCAAGCGCGCGAGAAAGCACGCGCGACAGCTTGTCTCTCCAACCTCAAGCAAGTGGGGCTCGCCCTGATGATGTACACGCAGGACTACGACGAGACCAACCCGCCCTACAACGACGGTGTGGTCAACTTCAACGACCCTGCGGTGGTTGCCAGGACCCCGAACTTTCTGGGTGTGCTGACTCCCTACTCGAAGAACAAGGACATCTACGCCTGTCCATCGGTGCCCAATGTCACCGGAGCACAGGCCTGCGACCCAGTTACCTACCCCAATAGCTGCACCAGCTACCTGGGCAACGCCGCCGTGATCGGTGCCACGCTTGCGGTGATCCCCAACCCCGCCGATGTGGTCTACACCCAGGAGCTCTTCAACAAGCGCAACTACGCCTTTATGCGGCCGCGTTTGTTGAGCGCTGCGGCAGGAACCTACCAGTGGTGGCACTTCCCCCGTGGAATAGGAACCCTGGAGAACTACACCACCGTCCACATGGAGGGGGGAAATGTCCTCTTCTGCGATGGCCATGCCAAGCACCGCAAGGCCAAGTCCATGCGCTCTAGCGACTACGGTCTGGCCCCGGACGATCCGATCACGGTCGATTACAACAAGGCCTACACCCGCGCGTTCTAA
- a CDS encoding phytanoyl-CoA dioxygenase family protein codes for MDFRLTPAELTHFHEQGYLGPYTLCSPEKMAAIRTRIETEVLTTDGPNPKTRLQCRHLDQRFLYDLCAHPAILDRAESLFGPDLILWATYFFNKEPGGSEIPWHQDFNYWPLEPVVNLSVWLAIDPVTVENACVNLIPGSHKKIIKHLPSRDGMAFGEEADPAQVDASKAISMELQPGEFFLFNERTLHQSHKNASQKRRLGMTMRITVPFVKITHDISPLFPGHANIQLRGTDPLGFNRLTLPPEANP; via the coding sequence ATGGACTTTAGGCTGACTCCCGCTGAGCTCACGCACTTTCACGAGCAAGGCTACCTTGGCCCCTACACGCTCTGCTCCCCAGAGAAGATGGCAGCGATTCGCACGCGCATTGAAACCGAGGTTCTGACCACCGACGGTCCCAATCCCAAGACACGCCTCCAGTGCCGCCACCTAGACCAGCGCTTTCTCTACGACCTCTGCGCCCACCCGGCGATCTTGGACCGCGCCGAGAGCCTCTTTGGGCCGGATCTCATTCTCTGGGCCACTTATTTTTTCAATAAAGAACCTGGAGGGAGCGAGATTCCCTGGCACCAGGACTTCAACTACTGGCCGCTGGAGCCCGTGGTGAACCTCTCGGTCTGGCTGGCGATCGACCCGGTGACGGTCGAGAACGCGTGTGTCAACCTGATCCCGGGCTCCCACAAGAAGATCATCAAGCACCTGCCCAGCCGCGACGGCATGGCGTTTGGCGAGGAGGCCGACCCCGCGCAGGTGGATGCGAGCAAGGCGATCTCGATGGAGCTCCAGCCCGGGGAGTTCTTTCTCTTCAATGAGCGCACGCTCCACCAGTCCCATAAAAACGCCTCGCAGAAGCGGCGGCTGGGGATGACCATGCGGATCACCGTGCCGTTTGTGAAGATCACCCACGACATCAGCCCGCTCTTTCCGGGGCACGCCAATATCCAGCTCCGTGGCACCGATCCCCTCGGCTTCAACCGCCTGACCCTCCCACCCGAGGCCAACCCATGA
- a CDS encoding GDSL-type esterase/lipase family protein, which yields MTRIMPIGDSITEGGSTFVTYRVPLAEKLAKAGYQAEFVGSRQSFGLRHEGYGGKNAEFLAATVPANFQKFPAEVVLIHAGHNHFVEEKPVAGILAATESLITALRTIDPKVVVLLAQVIPAGKLPKYAYIPELNVGLAALAKRLKVIGVDQATGFDWHTDTIADHVHPNAQGAEKLALRWFDALQRVVERR from the coding sequence ATGACCCGCATCATGCCTATCGGGGACTCGATCACGGAGGGAGGGAGCACCTTTGTGACCTACCGCGTCCCCCTCGCGGAGAAGCTCGCCAAGGCAGGCTATCAAGCCGAGTTTGTTGGCTCGCGCCAGAGCTTTGGTCTGCGCCACGAGGGCTACGGAGGCAAGAACGCCGAGTTCCTCGCCGCGACTGTCCCCGCCAACTTTCAGAAGTTCCCCGCGGAGGTCGTGCTGATCCACGCGGGCCACAACCACTTTGTCGAGGAGAAGCCTGTCGCCGGGATCTTGGCCGCGACCGAGAGCCTCATCACCGCGCTACGCACGATCGATCCAAAGGTGGTGGTCTTGCTGGCACAAGTGATTCCAGCGGGGAAGCTTCCCAAGTACGCCTACATCCCGGAGCTCAATGTCGGACTTGCGGCTCTGGCAAAGCGCCTCAAGGTTATTGGGGTAGATCAGGCGACGGGCTTTGACTGGCACACCGATACCATTGCGGACCATGTCCACCCCAATGCCCAAGGTGCGGAGAAGCTGGCACTGCGCTGGTTTGACGCACTCCAGCGAGTTGTGGAGAGACGCTAA
- a CDS encoding glycerophosphoryl diester phosphodiesterase translates to METWELRDALCRLAWKKTDAGWALTTVDVEGRALGKPAGQYTILFSETKPDPKEVAANTAGEAFRFLLSVRDKNTFSGECPAATVQAEWRLSPETPGEVRVALTLTAKRRGYFSLASPALTTLTTRELTWGMIPGHWQGTALQPDLDLAYTYGQGIPSKPVLARERTTTTLLALLSTRAATLAAVAEPGTGRDPWERDALTHNTWKLGLSLMERAGALTPTLYAPVLGEAGSLLEPGQTATLNLRFVLRPGGWEPVYTHVVEKIYAFSAALALKKQTLSLTDRLAKMHTYVSDPVASRWQEDTARGLRVGAQSYLGGVKGATKGEAMKNSDLGALWMLAKVTGDPVLERERLPLVRNFKLAQQETTGGFFQGAVLGQYWLQTQKKFVEEWGPYVEPMALTYYTLIDMGNILLFSPQDTELRGRLKLGAETLLRWQKPDGSFDVAYDRESHQLSYPKLTDLRPTWYGLYVAWRILGERRYLEAARRGADWFVKSAVERGHYLGVCGDADFVMDFATGQSAQCLLDLYAATGERRYKDAALKAGRLYWTWTYTHPVPTRKKKTVKNLPREDWELTQAGLSMEHGGTHGSANSMGPIQLCSHAGLFVRLYEATHERLFLDMARHAALGRDAFVDPKSGVASYYWKAMNAGPGPYPHHAWWQVGWIMDYLLAEAQLRSEGKVVFPRGFVTPKVGPQQSVGFAPGTVYGKSAHLWMPAGQLASSNPMTEVLAARSDDHKTLFVLVLSDSAAVQSATVTAHGTTLALTLPPYGLVVKEVSL, encoded by the coding sequence ATGGAGACCTGGGAGCTGCGCGATGCGCTCTGTCGGCTAGCGTGGAAAAAGACGGACGCTGGCTGGGCACTGACGACTGTAGACGTAGAGGGCCGCGCGCTGGGGAAACCCGCAGGGCAGTACACGATCCTCTTCTCCGAGACCAAGCCCGATCCTAAAGAGGTCGCCGCCAACACCGCAGGCGAGGCCTTTCGCTTCTTGCTGTCGGTGCGCGATAAAAATACCTTCTCCGGCGAGTGCCCCGCCGCGACCGTCCAGGCGGAGTGGCGCCTGAGCCCAGAGACACCCGGTGAGGTGCGGGTGGCGCTCACCCTCACGGCCAAGCGGCGCGGCTACTTCTCGCTGGCGTCACCAGCACTGACAACCCTGACCACCCGCGAGCTGACCTGGGGGATGATCCCCGGGCACTGGCAAGGCACCGCGCTCCAGCCCGATCTTGACCTGGCCTACACCTACGGCCAGGGGATTCCGAGTAAGCCCGTGCTCGCCCGGGAGCGCACCACGACCACGCTGCTCGCGCTCCTCAGCACTCGGGCCGCCACGCTGGCAGCGGTCGCAGAGCCGGGGACGGGGCGCGATCCCTGGGAGCGGGATGCCCTGACACACAACACCTGGAAGCTGGGCCTCTCCCTGATGGAGCGTGCCGGAGCGCTCACCCCGACCCTCTACGCTCCGGTCCTCGGCGAGGCGGGCTCGCTACTGGAGCCGGGGCAGACCGCGACCCTCAACCTGCGCTTTGTGCTGCGTCCGGGGGGCTGGGAGCCGGTCTACACCCATGTCGTGGAGAAGATCTATGCGTTCTCGGCGGCGCTGGCGCTGAAAAAACAGACCCTCTCGCTCACGGATCGCCTAGCAAAGATGCACACCTACGTGAGCGACCCGGTCGCCTCCCGCTGGCAAGAAGACACCGCACGTGGCCTGCGGGTAGGGGCGCAGTCGTACCTGGGAGGGGTGAAGGGCGCGACCAAGGGCGAGGCGATGAAAAACTCCGATCTCGGGGCGCTCTGGATGCTCGCCAAGGTGACGGGAGACCCCGTGCTGGAGCGTGAGCGTCTGCCGCTGGTGCGCAACTTCAAGCTCGCCCAGCAAGAGACCACGGGGGGCTTTTTCCAGGGCGCGGTGCTGGGGCAGTACTGGCTCCAGACCCAGAAGAAGTTTGTCGAGGAGTGGGGGCCGTATGTCGAGCCCATGGCCCTGACCTACTACACTCTGATCGACATGGGCAATATCCTGCTCTTTTCCCCCCAAGACACGGAGCTTCGTGGGCGCCTCAAGCTCGGGGCGGAGACTCTGCTGCGCTGGCAGAAGCCCGATGGCTCCTTTGATGTTGCCTACGACCGCGAGAGCCACCAGCTCTCTTACCCCAAGCTCACCGATCTGCGCCCGACCTGGTACGGCCTCTATGTTGCCTGGCGGATTCTAGGCGAGAGGCGCTACCTAGAGGCGGCGCGGCGCGGCGCGGACTGGTTTGTCAAGAGTGCGGTGGAGCGCGGCCACTACCTTGGGGTCTGTGGCGATGCGGACTTTGTGATGGACTTTGCCACGGGCCAGAGTGCCCAGTGCCTTCTCGATCTCTACGCCGCGACGGGAGAGCGACGCTACAAAGACGCGGCACTCAAGGCGGGGCGGCTCTATTGGACCTGGACCTACACGCACCCGGTCCCGACACGGAAGAAGAAAACCGTCAAGAATCTCCCGCGTGAGGACTGGGAGCTCACGCAAGCGGGGCTCAGCATGGAGCATGGGGGGACACACGGCTCCGCCAACTCCATGGGACCGATCCAGCTCTGTAGCCACGCCGGGCTCTTTGTTCGTCTTTATGAGGCAACCCACGAGCGGCTTTTCCTGGACATGGCGCGCCACGCCGCGCTGGGCCGGGATGCGTTTGTGGACCCAAAATCCGGCGTGGCATCGTACTACTGGAAGGCGATGAACGCCGGGCCGGGGCCGTATCCCCACCACGCCTGGTGGCAGGTCGGCTGGATCATGGACTATCTCCTCGCTGAGGCGCAGCTGCGCTCGGAGGGTAAGGTTGTCTTTCCGCGTGGCTTTGTGACTCCGAAAGTGGGGCCGCAGCAGAGTGTGGGGTTTGCGCCCGGCACGGTCTACGGGAAGTCCGCGCACCTCTGGATGCCCGCCGGCCAGCTTGCCTCAAGCAACCCCATGACCGAGGTGCTCGCGGCCCGGTCCGACGATCACAAGACGCTCTTTGTGCTCGTGCTCAGTGACAGTGCGGCGGTGCAGTCGGCGACGGTCACGGCGCACGGGACGACTCTGGCACTAACGCTGCCGCCCTATGGTCTTGTGGTGAAGGAGGTCTCTCTATGA
- a CDS encoding MFS transporter produces the protein MSLRWVLVGMLFLASVLNYVDRQTLAILAPTIQKDLGMTDPQYAAVNNFFLVAYTISYLVSGRLTDKLGPRKALSLYISFWSVANMLTGLARSMASLSAFRFLLGLGEAGNWTTAPKLVSEWFTAKERGLAVGIYTLGATIGATIAPPLILWLASTGHWQNAFFATGAAGLVWLVPWLLVYKSNLSPSPSPGRSYLTGKGEPEGDCLPPFPAKNERPGEEGWGGEVALWKQPVLWSLLLARLLTDPLWYFIQSWLAKYLVAERGLTQQQVSITWVVFLAADFGALGGGWLSGVLIKRGMPTVAGRLRVMLLCACLTPLTALIVLAPTVNAALAFAMVVTLAHMAWMINGSTLVTDLVPKDKLATVFGLVAAGSTLGGLLMNSLVGNTVGAFGYRPTFFALSGLHLCAFALLSVALKKK, from the coding sequence ATGAGCCTACGCTGGGTCTTGGTAGGAATGCTCTTTCTGGCATCGGTACTGAACTACGTGGATCGGCAGACCCTGGCCATTCTCGCCCCGACCATCCAGAAAGACCTGGGCATGACCGACCCGCAGTACGCGGCGGTCAATAACTTCTTTCTGGTTGCCTACACGATCTCGTATCTGGTCTCCGGGCGCCTCACCGATAAGCTAGGGCCACGAAAGGCGCTCTCGCTCTATATCTCGTTCTGGTCCGTGGCCAACATGCTCACCGGACTGGCACGCTCGATGGCCTCGCTGAGTGCGTTTCGCTTCCTGCTGGGCCTGGGGGAGGCGGGGAACTGGACAACCGCGCCCAAGTTGGTCTCGGAGTGGTTTACGGCCAAGGAGCGGGGCTTGGCTGTGGGCATCTACACCCTGGGGGCGACTATCGGGGCGACCATCGCGCCGCCGCTGATCCTCTGGCTCGCCTCGACCGGCCACTGGCAGAACGCGTTCTTTGCCACGGGAGCTGCGGGCCTTGTCTGGCTGGTGCCCTGGCTGCTGGTGTACAAGTCTAACCTCTCCCCTAGCCCCTCTCCCGGGCGTTCGTACCTCACTGGGAAAGGGGAACCTGAAGGGGATTGCCTCCCTCCTTTCCCAGCGAAGAATGAGCGCCCGGGAGAGGAGGGTTGGGGAGGAGAGGTCGCGCTTTGGAAGCAACCTGTACTTTGGAGTTTGCTCCTCGCACGCCTGCTCACCGACCCACTGTGGTACTTTATCCAGTCCTGGCTCGCCAAGTATCTTGTCGCGGAGCGCGGGCTGACCCAGCAGCAGGTCAGCATCACCTGGGTGGTCTTTCTCGCCGCGGACTTTGGGGCACTCGGCGGGGGCTGGCTCTCGGGAGTACTCATCAAGCGTGGGATGCCGACCGTGGCAGGGCGCCTGCGGGTGATGCTCCTCTGTGCCTGCCTGACACCCCTCACGGCGCTGATCGTCCTTGCGCCAACGGTCAATGCGGCACTGGCCTTTGCGATGGTCGTGACCCTGGCGCACATGGCCTGGATGATCAATGGGAGCACCCTGGTCACCGATCTCGTGCCAAAAGACAAGCTGGCGACGGTCTTTGGCTTGGTGGCGGCCGGGAGCACACTCGGAGGACTCCTGATGAACTCTCTGGTCGGAAATACCGTCGGTGCTTTCGGCTACCGCCCGACCTTCTTTGCGCTCTCCGGGCTCCACCTCTGCGCTTTCGCTCTCTTGAGCGTGGCCCTGAAGAAAAAATAA
- a CDS encoding glycoside hydrolase family 16 protein, which yields MMFLFPLLCLSQTTPSLVDPQTPAQARPVSVAASDKDRWKLVFSDEFNDTVIDPRKWTVETTTRKRPDILVKSDAEQVEEKDGYAYLYYRKSKTEDNTYFAGRFNSQGHFATTYGYLEARLHLVKPDGYQTAFWMMPDQAGLTAPKGVTDGTANDGAEIDIIEGNKAGDTYSTGLHWDGYAKPAHKSNGAMVKAPGLHTQELHTIGFEWSPTALKFYYDGNLVRTIDKPTLIPQVPHYLIFSGSCFGVNDWVTGTIFQNKLIQDGGTARAYIDYVRVFKRNDTTN from the coding sequence ATGATGTTTCTTTTCCCCCTCCTTTGTTTGTCGCAGACCACGCCGAGCCTGGTGGACCCCCAGACTCCCGCGCAGGCACGGCCCGTGTCGGTGGCGGCTAGCGATAAAGACCGCTGGAAGCTGGTCTTCTCCGACGAGTTCAACGACACGGTGATCGACCCGCGCAAGTGGACCGTGGAGACAACCACCCGCAAGCGCCCCGATATCCTGGTGAAGTCCGATGCCGAGCAGGTCGAGGAAAAAGACGGCTATGCCTATCTCTACTACCGAAAATCCAAGACCGAGGACAATACCTACTTTGCAGGGCGCTTCAACTCCCAGGGGCACTTTGCGACGACCTATGGCTATCTGGAGGCGCGCCTGCACCTGGTCAAGCCCGATGGCTACCAGACCGCGTTCTGGATGATGCCCGATCAGGCAGGGCTGACCGCTCCCAAAGGTGTGACCGATGGCACGGCCAACGATGGTGCCGAGATCGATATTATCGAGGGCAATAAAGCAGGGGATACCTACTCGACGGGCCTGCACTGGGACGGCTACGCCAAGCCCGCGCATAAGTCCAACGGGGCCATGGTTAAGGCACCCGGCCTACACACTCAAGAGCTTCACACCATTGGCTTTGAGTGGTCCCCGACGGCGCTAAAGTTCTACTACGATGGCAACCTCGTCCGCACGATCGACAAGCCCACGCTCATCCCGCAGGTGCCGCACTACCTCATCTTCTCCGGGAGCTGCTTTGGCGTAAACGACTGGGTGACGGGCACGATCTTCCAAAACAAGCTCATCCAAGACGGTGGCACGGCACGAGCCTATATCGATTATGTGCGAGTTTTTAAGCGAAATGACACCACAAACTAA
- a CDS encoding FAD-dependent oxidoreductase produces the protein MYEVNHEFDVCVIGGGMSGICAAIAAARNGARTALVHDRPVFGGNASSEIRMWICGAHGKHNKETGILEEIQLENLYLNPARNYSVWDAVLWSKIRFQPNLTPFLNCSCADATMDGERIVSVRAWQLTSQTWHTITAKQFIDCSGDSILAELTPAEYRVGREARAEFDEDIEPLEADHKTMGNSLLIQLRRTDEPQPFTAPRWAYKFNGEADFSYRMSGVSGHNFWWIELGGINDTIRDSEAIRDELVRVGYGVWDYLKNKADEREKATNWALEWLGSLPGKRESRRYVGDYILTQNDIRAEGKFDDIVAYGGWSMDDHHPAGLLYPGRPTIFHPAPSPYGIPYRSLYSKNVPNLLFAGRNISVTHAALSSTRVMATCAVIGQAAGTAAALCISENCNPRLLDIALLQETLMDDDCWLPGKLKLPGALACAATLCGDPAKRLLDGMERDREDEAHAWEAPVGESVSYHWATPQTIAGARLVFDSDLSNTKRMAHVYPQSADRCAVPDSLVRAFRLEAEDESGTWREVYTEENNYQRLVLVPLDIQATALRLTCTETWGDALARVFAFEPLATFVDKIPALPEGPAFAEVRALVSPDDLAAPDSGLEESAKHGAHGA, from the coding sequence ATGTACGAAGTAAACCATGAGTTTGATGTCTGTGTGATCGGGGGCGGGATGTCGGGGATCTGCGCCGCGATCGCCGCCGCACGCAACGGGGCACGCACTGCCCTCGTCCACGACCGGCCCGTCTTTGGCGGCAACGCGTCCAGTGAGATTCGGATGTGGATCTGCGGAGCGCACGGCAAGCACAACAAAGAGACCGGAATTCTTGAGGAGATTCAGCTGGAGAATCTCTACCTCAACCCGGCGCGCAACTACTCGGTCTGGGATGCGGTGCTCTGGAGCAAGATCCGCTTCCAGCCGAACCTCACGCCGTTCCTGAACTGTTCCTGCGCCGATGCCACGATGGACGGCGAGAGGATCGTCTCGGTGCGCGCCTGGCAGCTCACCAGCCAGACCTGGCACACGATCACGGCCAAGCAGTTTATCGACTGCTCGGGCGATAGCATCCTCGCGGAGCTGACCCCCGCCGAGTACCGGGTTGGGCGGGAGGCACGGGCGGAGTTCGACGAGGACATCGAGCCGCTGGAGGCCGACCATAAGACCATGGGCAACTCGCTCCTGATCCAGCTGCGCCGCACCGACGAGCCCCAGCCCTTCACCGCGCCGCGCTGGGCCTATAAGTTCAATGGGGAAGCAGACTTCAGCTACCGAATGAGCGGGGTGAGCGGCCACAACTTCTGGTGGATCGAGCTGGGCGGGATCAACGACACGATCCGCGACTCCGAGGCGATCCGCGATGAGCTCGTCCGGGTGGGCTACGGGGTCTGGGACTACCTCAAGAACAAGGCCGATGAGCGTGAAAAGGCCACCAACTGGGCGCTGGAGTGGCTGGGCTCGCTGCCCGGAAAGCGCGAGAGCCGCCGCTATGTGGGGGACTATATCCTCACCCAGAACGATATTCGCGCGGAAGGAAAATTCGACGATATTGTCGCCTACGGGGGCTGGAGCATGGACGATCACCACCCGGCGGGGCTGCTCTACCCGGGCCGCCCGACGATTTTTCATCCCGCGCCCTCGCCCTACGGCATTCCCTACCGCTCGCTCTACTCGAAAAACGTCCCGAATCTCCTCTTCGCCGGGCGCAATATCTCGGTGACACACGCCGCGCTCTCGTCGACGCGCGTCATGGCGACCTGCGCCGTGATCGGGCAGGCGGCGGGCACGGCGGCGGCGCTGTGTATCTCGGAAAACTGCAACCCACGCCTGCTCGATATCGCGCTCCTCCAAGAAACCCTCATGGACGACGACTGCTGGCTCCCGGGCAAGCTCAAGCTTCCCGGGGCACTCGCCTGCGCCGCGACTCTCTGCGGCGACCCGGCCAAGCGACTCCTCGATGGCATGGAGCGGGACCGCGAGGACGAGGCCCATGCCTGGGAAGCACCGGTGGGGGAGAGTGTCTCCTACCACTGGGCGACTCCGCAGACCATTGCCGGGGCACGCCTTGTCTTCGATAGTGACCTGAGCAACACCAAGCGCATGGCCCATGTCTACCCCCAGAGCGCCGATCGCTGCGCTGTCCCGGACTCGCTCGTGAGAGCGTTTCGCCTAGAGGCTGAGGACGAGAGCGGCACCTGGCGCGAGGTCTACACCGAGGAAAACAACTACCAGCGCCTCGTGCTCGTCCCCCTCGACATCCAAGCGACCGCCCTGCGCCTGACCTGCACCGAGACCTGGGGCGATGCGCTGGCACGGGTCTTTGCCTTCGAGCCTCTGGCGACCTTTGTGGACAAGATCCCGGCCCTCCCGGAAGGCCCCGCCTTCGCTGAGGTGCGTGCGCTTGTCTCCCCAGACGACCTCGCCGCGCCCGACAGTGGGCTGGAGGAGAGTGCCAAGCACGGTGCCCACGGGGCATAG
- a CDS encoding phytanoyl-CoA dioxygenase family protein yields MPSLTDEQRRELIAQLEDDGYFILPELLPEALCKAALAAIDRVTTAQRGDHTRRSVKVANCVVHDPALLDLALYEPALQLAYDVFGPMFHLCQSNFVSRPNDGTGKSDFVSASPWHADGPRPGLFPKIDGAMGLHYLKFGYFLTDLTHGNGGSLQVVRGSHKRPELDGKRGTGFQIEDYARDLVKLDCPAGTVVAFHQAQWHAAPPNESPIERKNAYISYCPTWMRPLDREFPREGELEGLSAEARWLLGEWRPAQRWWLPQPEDVQRMARFRRTADTPVGAVRNYD; encoded by the coding sequence ATGCCTTCCCTCACCGATGAACAGCGTCGCGAGCTGATTGCACAGCTGGAAGACGACGGTTACTTTATTCTGCCAGAGCTCCTCCCCGAGGCACTCTGCAAGGCGGCACTGGCGGCGATCGACCGGGTAACCACGGCGCAGCGCGGGGACCATACCCGGCGCAGCGTGAAGGTGGCCAACTGCGTGGTCCACGACCCGGCGCTGCTGGACCTCGCCCTCTACGAGCCCGCCCTTCAGCTCGCCTACGATGTCTTTGGGCCGATGTTTCACCTGTGCCAGTCCAACTTTGTGAGCCGCCCCAACGATGGCACCGGCAAGAGCGACTTTGTCAGCGCCTCACCGTGGCACGCCGATGGGCCGCGGCCGGGTCTCTTTCCCAAGATCGACGGGGCTATGGGGCTGCACTACCTGAAGTTTGGCTACTTTCTCACCGATCTTACCCATGGCAACGGCGGGAGCCTGCAGGTCGTGCGGGGCTCGCACAAGCGGCCGGAGCTGGATGGCAAGCGCGGCACGGGATTTCAGATCGAGGACTACGCCCGCGACCTCGTGAAGCTCGACTGCCCGGCAGGAACCGTGGTTGCCTTTCACCAGGCACAGTGGCACGCCGCCCCGCCCAACGAGAGCCCGATCGAGCGCAAGAATGCCTACATCTCCTACTGCCCGACCTGGATGCGGCCCCTGGACCGGGAGTTCCCCCGCGAGGGCGAGCTGGAGGGGCTCTCGGCAGAGGCGCGCTGGCTCTTGGGAGAGTGGCGACCGGCGCAGCGCTGGTGGCTCCCGCAGCCTGAGGATGTGCAGCGCATGGCACGCTTCCGCCGCACCGCCGATACGCCGGTCGGGGCCGTGCGGAACTACGACTAG
- a CDS encoding helix-turn-helix domain-containing protein: protein MFDEALLSGAEVAVVWASLRDWKPGAVVRGWSGVGLGVGLYVVQAGVLEVELGGKTWRVQPGEAFLVPTDLPRDRIETPQGAQWLSVGLRVQFHGRLNLAPLLGGPQLWTPSVPLAPLAAAIVAEWEDVGGPALVPSRRPKNATSRLIANGLATGVFGICWRDLRASSESATLTRLDAPLWLWQALQRIRREPSHDITQLCQQLSVSPAHLRRTFHRFLGQSPQSYLTEERLRAARQLLVTTDQTVAVIATEVGFESLSHFTRIFTQRYLHPPARYRQLLRSPGA, encoded by the coding sequence GTGTTTGACGAGGCACTGCTCTCCGGGGCAGAGGTCGCTGTGGTCTGGGCCAGCCTGCGGGACTGGAAGCCGGGGGCGGTCGTGCGCGGCTGGAGCGGGGTGGGCCTGGGAGTGGGGCTCTATGTGGTCCAGGCGGGCGTGTTGGAGGTCGAGCTGGGGGGCAAGACCTGGCGCGTCCAGCCCGGCGAGGCTTTCCTGGTGCCAACCGATCTCCCCCGTGACCGGATCGAGACACCCCAGGGCGCTCAGTGGCTCTCCGTGGGGCTCCGGGTGCAGTTTCACGGCCGCCTCAACCTGGCCCCGCTCCTTGGGGGGCCACAGCTCTGGACACCGTCGGTTCCCCTCGCACCCTTGGCCGCCGCGATTGTCGCGGAGTGGGAGGACGTCGGAGGGCCGGCTCTGGTGCCAAGCCGACGGCCCAAAAACGCGACCTCGCGCCTGATCGCCAACGGGCTGGCGACCGGAGTCTTTGGTATCTGCTGGCGGGACCTGCGTGCCAGCTCGGAGTCTGCGACCCTCACCCGTCTCGATGCACCGCTCTGGCTCTGGCAGGCGCTCCAGCGTATCCGCCGCGAGCCCAGCCACGACATTACCCAGCTCTGCCAGCAGCTGAGTGTCAGCCCCGCTCACCTGCGGCGCACCTTCCATCGGTTCTTGGGCCAGTCTCCCCAGAGCTACCTCACCGAGGAGCGCCTCCGCGCCGCCCGCCAGCTGCTAGTCACCACCGACCAGACAGTCGCTGTGATCGCCACCGAGGTCGGCTTTGAGAGCCTGAGCCACTTTACGCGAATCTTCACCCAGCGCTACCTCCACCCACCCGCCCGCTACCGCCAGCTCCTGCGTAGCCCCGGCGCGTAA